CCCCGGATCCATCAGGCGCAGCATGAAAGCTTCGCACTGCGCCACCTGCTCCAGCGCCACGAACTCATTCGGCCGATGCGCCTGCTCGATGCTGCCCGGACCGCAGACCACGGTCGGAATGCCTGCGCGCTGGAACAGGCCGGCTTCAGTGCCGTAGGAAACCGCGCCATGCGATTTATTGCGCGCCAGCGCCTTCGCCAGCTGCACCACGGCATCGCTTTCCTGCATGTTGAGGCCGGGCGCCGACGCCAGCCATTCGAAGTCGATGGCGGCATTCGGCTCCACCCTTTGCATTTCCGGCAGCAAGGTCGCGGCGAAATCCTGGATTTCCTGATATAGGCGTTCGACATCGATGCCCGGCATGGTGCGCGCCTCGAATTCGAAGCGGCAATCCTTGGGCACGATGTTGGCGGCCAGGCCGCCATGGATCAGGCCGGTCTGCATGGTGGTGTAAGGCACCGTAAAGCCATAGTCACGCGTCTCAAGCTGGGCGAAGCGGTCTGCCATCTGGCGGATGTAGACGATGACGCGCGCCGCGTATTCGATCGAATTGACGCCCATGGTGGTGTAGCTGGAATGGGCTTCGCGGCCGCGCACGCAGCAGCGGAAACGATGCGTGCCTTTATGCGCGATGATCGGCTGCATCGAGGTCGGCTCGCCGACTATGCAAGCCGCCGGTTTCAGTCCCAGTTCCTGCAGATCCTTGATCAATCCTTGCACGCCGATGCAGCCCACTTCTTCGTCATACGACAGAGCGAAGTGCAGCGGCGCATCCATCTTCGCCGCCAGGAATTGAGGCGTCAGCGCCAGCGCGGTGGCGATGTAGCTCTTCATGTCGGCCGAGCCGCGGCCATACAGCAGGCCATCCTTGACGATGGCCTTGAAGGGATCGCTGTCCCAGGCCTGGCCTTCGACCGGCACCACGTCGGTATGGCCCGACAAGATCAGGCCCGGCTTGGAACCTTCGCCCAGGGTTGCAAACAGATTGGCTTTCTTGCCGCTGGCATCGTAGGACAGGCGCGATTTGACGCCGAAGCCAGCAAGGTAGTCGCGGGTCCATTCGATCAATCCCAGGTTGG
The sequence above is a segment of the Collimonas sp. PA-H2 genome. Coding sequences within it:
- the argE gene encoding acetylornithine deacetylase — translated: MTTPHTTALAPSAEVMAMIERLIAFPTVSRDSNLGLIEWTRDYLAGFGVKSRLSYDASGKKANLFATLGEGSKPGLILSGHTDVVPVEGQAWDSDPFKAIVKDGLLYGRGSADMKSYIATALALTPQFLAAKMDAPLHFALSYDEEVGCIGVQGLIKDLQELGLKPAACIVGEPTSMQPIIAHKGTHRFRCCVRGREAHSSYTTMGVNSIEYAARVIVYIRQMADRFAQLETRDYGFTVPYTTMQTGLIHGGLAANIVPKDCRFEFEARTMPGIDVERLYQEIQDFAATLLPEMQRVEPNAAIDFEWLASAPGLNMQESDAVVQLAKALARNKSHGAVSYGTEAGLFQRAGIPTVVCGPGSIEQAHRPNEFVALEQVAQCEAFMLRLMDPGMQLQAGK